The proteins below are encoded in one region of Spirochaeta lutea:
- the rpiA gene encoding ribose 5-phosphate isomerase A, whose protein sequence is MNSAELKKLVGTTVVDQEVKSGMRLGMGTGSTALWAMRRIAELLADGTLKDLYIVPTSFQTKIELETLGFKTCSLNDPEVDGRIDLAIDGADEVDPDFRLIKGGGAAHTQEKLVEYQAERYVIIVDESKLVENLGLNFLLPLEVIPEARRVVTQKLQALGAQVELRAAAKKAGPVITDNGNLILDARFPQGIAQTMNMPLPQCEALLRSFVGVLEIGLFTRQVDAVYVGRAQGGVDVLTPREQRG, encoded by the coding sequence ATGAATTCAGCAGAATTAAAGAAGCTTGTGGGAACCACCGTGGTAGACCAAGAGGTTAAAAGCGGGATGCGTCTGGGTATGGGCACGGGTAGTACAGCCCTGTGGGCCATGCGGCGGATCGCTGAACTGCTCGCCGATGGGACCCTGAAGGATCTGTATATCGTCCCTACCAGTTTTCAGACTAAGATCGAATTGGAAACCCTGGGGTTTAAGACCTGCAGCCTCAACGACCCCGAGGTGGACGGCCGCATCGATCTGGCCATTGACGGAGCCGACGAGGTGGATCCGGATTTCCGGCTCATTAAGGGCGGCGGAGCTGCCCACACCCAGGAAAAACTGGTGGAGTACCAGGCCGAGCGCTATGTCATTATTGTGGACGAATCAAAGCTGGTGGAGAATCTGGGGCTTAATTTCCTCCTGCCCCTGGAGGTCATCCCCGAAGCCCGCCGAGTGGTGACCCAAAAACTCCAGGCTCTGGGGGCTCAGGTTGAACTCCGGGCTGCAGCCAAGAAGGCAGGACCGGTCATTACCGATAACGGCAACCTCATCTTGGATGCCCGGTTCCCCCAAGGCATAGCCCAGACCATGAACATGCCCCTTCCCCAGTGCGAGGCCCTCCTGCGCTCCTTCGTGGGCGTATTGGAGATTGGATTGTTCACCCGCCAGGTAGATGCGGTGTATGTAGGCCGTGCCCAGGGGGGTGTGGATGTGTTAACCCCCCGGGAGCAGCGTGGTTAG
- the lysS gene encoding lysine--tRNA ligase, with amino-acid sequence MSTNQSTHWADINADKILRTRQASSDDRGNQNHQFVCASGITPSGTVHIGNFREIMSVDLVVRALADKGAKVRFIYSWDDYDVFRKVPKNMPNPEELEKYLRWPITMVPDPHGKEESYARANERAVEELLVQVGIQPEYIYQASKYRAGDYAQGIRTALEHRDTIRGILDQYRSQPLPEDWWPVSVFSSFTHKDTTTVLAWDGEWGLTYRCDETGKEETLDLRSTSNAKLPWRVDWPMRWAYEGVDFEPAGKDHHSEGGSFDTSKQICKAVYGVDAPVTFQYDFISIKGRGGKISSSSGEVISLDDVLEVYTPQVTRYLFAGTRPNTEFAISFDLDVIKIYEDYDRCERIYFGIDQVNEKKAAKERRIYELSQVHGPMESQPFQLPFRHLCNLLLIMNGDIDRAIRAFEEVPALESQGALGEQWWAQARQRAACAWRWLHSFAPEDFVFTLREPQDGPADLSAWEGAPPEAISRAALKALADLVSRGISQYSDKELQDAMYGLSREAGIEPKDFFTVMYQVLIGRQKGPRLAGFLKTLGQERVAAILALYL; translated from the coding sequence ATGAGTACAAACCAGTCGACCCATTGGGCAGATATTAACGCCGACAAGATTTTGCGGACCCGCCAGGCGTCCTCGGATGACAGGGGCAATCAGAATCATCAGTTCGTGTGCGCTTCGGGGATAACCCCCTCGGGGACGGTGCATATTGGTAATTTCCGGGAGATCATGAGCGTGGATCTGGTGGTCCGCGCCCTGGCCGATAAAGGCGCCAAGGTTCGCTTTATTTATTCCTGGGATGATTATGATGTCTTCCGCAAGGTTCCCAAAAATATGCCCAATCCCGAGGAGCTGGAGAAGTATCTGCGCTGGCCCATAACCATGGTGCCCGATCCCCACGGCAAGGAAGAGAGTTACGCCAGAGCGAATGAGCGGGCGGTGGAGGAGCTTCTGGTGCAGGTGGGAATTCAGCCCGAGTACATCTACCAGGCCTCGAAGTACCGGGCCGGGGATTACGCCCAGGGCATCCGTACCGCCCTGGAGCACCGCGATACGATCCGGGGGATCCTGGATCAGTACCGGTCCCAGCCCCTGCCCGAGGATTGGTGGCCGGTTTCGGTATTCAGTAGCTTTACTCACAAGGATACCACCACCGTTCTTGCCTGGGACGGTGAATGGGGGCTGACCTACCGCTGCGATGAGACCGGCAAGGAGGAGACCCTGGATCTGCGGAGCACCTCCAATGCCAAGCTGCCTTGGCGGGTGGATTGGCCCATGCGCTGGGCCTATGAGGGGGTTGATTTTGAGCCGGCTGGGAAGGATCACCACAGCGAGGGGGGCAGTTTTGATACCTCCAAGCAGATCTGCAAGGCGGTGTACGGGGTCGATGCTCCGGTTACCTTCCAATACGATTTCATCTCCATTAAGGGCCGGGGGGGCAAGATTTCCAGCTCCTCCGGAGAGGTTATCAGCCTGGATGATGTTTTGGAGGTGTATACCCCCCAGGTAACCCGGTATCTCTTTGCCGGGACGCGGCCGAATACCGAGTTTGCCATCAGCTTCGATCTGGATGTGATCAAGATCTACGAGGATTACGACCGCTGCGAACGGATCTACTTCGGCATCGACCAGGTGAACGAGAAGAAGGCCGCCAAGGAGCGGCGGATTTACGAGCTGTCCCAGGTGCACGGGCCAATGGAGAGTCAGCCCTTCCAGCTGCCCTTCCGGCACCTCTGCAATCTGCTTTTAATCATGAACGGTGATATCGACCGGGCCATCCGGGCCTTTGAGGAGGTTCCGGCTCTGGAATCCCAGGGTGCCCTGGGGGAGCAGTGGTGGGCCCAGGCCCGGCAGCGGGCGGCCTGCGCCTGGCGTTGGCTGCATAGTTTTGCCCCGGAGGATTTTGTATTTACCCTCCGAGAGCCCCAGGACGGGCCGGCGGATCTATCAGCCTGGGAGGGCGCGCCCCCCGAGGCGATTAGCCGTGCCGCCCTGAAGGCCCTGGCTGACTTGGTTTCCCGGGGGATCTCCCAGTACAGCGATAAGGAGCTCCAGGATGCCATGTACGGTCTGAGCCGCGAGGCTGGGATTGAGCCCAAGGACTTTTTTACGGTGATGTATCAGGTGCTTATCGGGCGCCAGAAGGGGCCGCGGCTGGCGGGGTTCCTGAAGACCCTCGGTCAGGAGCGTGTTGCCGCCATCCTGGCCTTGTATCTCTAG
- a CDS encoding septal ring lytic transglycosylase RlpA family protein, with product MKQILVVFLVFFGVILTPAPSFGADPHQLTGGASWYGEDFHGRPTASGQPYDMHQLTAAHKTLPFGTRVLVTDLNTGRSVEVTITDRGPFVEGRVIDLSYRAAQELDLVHRGVTRVLLEPLGGPEAPPAFAVQVASYQSRHRAAQVISSLSTHADLKPLALVPVIAEASGLFRVLVPLDAKEQAETVIAAAAGLGFSDAFLRQLQPSESPEGE from the coding sequence ATGAAGCAGATACTTGTGGTTTTTCTTGTTTTTTTCGGGGTGATTCTAACGCCCGCGCCATCCTTTGGGGCGGATCCCCACCAGCTGACCGGCGGCGCAAGCTGGTATGGCGAAGATTTCCACGGCCGTCCCACCGCCAGCGGCCAGCCCTACGATATGCACCAGCTCACCGCGGCCCACAAAACCCTGCCCTTCGGCACCCGTGTCCTGGTCACCGACCTCAATACCGGCCGCAGCGTGGAGGTAACCATTACCGACCGCGGCCCCTTCGTGGAAGGCCGGGTCATCGACCTGTCCTACCGGGCAGCCCAGGAACTGGACCTGGTTCACCGCGGGGTTACCCGGGTGCTCTTGGAACCCCTGGGCGGTCCGGAAGCACCCCCAGCGTTCGCCGTCCAGGTAGCCTCCTACCAATCCCGCCACCGGGCAGCCCAGGTGATATCCTCCCTGAGCACCCACGCCGACCTGAAGCCCCTTGCCCTGGTACCGGTTATCGCCGAGGCCTCCGGACTCTTCCGGGTCCTGGTTCCCCTGGATGCCAAGGAGCAAGCCGAGACTGTCATCGCTGCGGCAGCCGGCCTGGGCTTTTCCGATGCCTTTCTTCGCCAGCTGCAACCGTCAGAATCCCCGGAGGGTGAGTAA